The window GGTCCTGACCGCGCTGGGGTGCGCGGAGCCCGGTCCCCAGCCACCACCCGATACCCGCCGAGCCGGGCCGGACGTGGACTCCGCGCTCACGGTCATCCGCGCCCAACGCATCCTGGATGGGCGGGGGGGCGTGCTCGAGAACCGGGACATCGTCATTCGGAACGGGGTCATCGAAGCCATCACGGCGCCGGGTGAGCGGCCTGCGCTCCGCGTCCACGACGTGGGCCGCCTGACCGTGCTGCCGGGCCTGATCGATACGCACGTGCACATCGGGTGGCATTTCGATCGAACGGGTCGGACGCAGAGCTCGGCCGTGGAGGAGACTTCAGAGGAACGGGCCTACTACGCGGCCGAAAACGCCTGGATGACCCTGATGGGTGGGGTCACCACGGCGCAGAGCCTGGGTTCCCCGGACGACCTGGCGCTCCGCGACGCCTTGGGGCGCGGTGTGCTGCCCGGCCCCAGGGTGCTCACCTCCATTGCACCGGTCACGGAGCGCACCGGCTCGCCCGCAGAGATCCGCGCCTTCGTGGACCGCATGGCCGAGCGAGGGGCGGACGTCATCAAGATCTTCGCCTCGGCGAGCATCCGCGATGGGGGCGCGCCTACGCTGTCCCAGGAGCAGCTGGACGCCGCTTGCGGCCGGGCGCGCGAGCGTGGTCTGCGGTCGGTGGTGCATGCGCACGGACCCGAGAGCGCGCAGCGCTCGGCGCGGGCAGGCTGCACCACCGTCGAGCACGGTGCGCTGCTGGACCGCGCCACCCTGGAGTTGCTCGCCGAGCAGGGGACGTTCTTCGACCCCAACATCGACCTGGTCTTCCGCAACTATCTCGAGAACAAGGAGCGCTACCTGGGCGTCGGCAACTACACCGAAGAGGGGTTCGCGCAGATGGAGCGCGCGCTGCCGCTGGCGCTGGCCGTCTTCAAGGAGGGGCTCACCACTCCCGGTCTGCGCATGGTGTTCGGCACGGACGCCGTGGCAGGGTCGCACGGCCGCAATTGGCAGGAGCTGGCCTACCGAGTGCACCAGGGAGGGCAGGATCCCATGGCAGCCGTGATCTCGGCGACCTCGCTGGCCGCCGAGTCGCTCGGGCTGGGAGACCGCATCGGGTCCATCGCGCCCGGTATGGCGGCGGACTTGATCGTCACCGACGGCGATCCCAGTCAGGACATCGACGCGCTGGGGCGGGTGGACTGGGTGATGGTGGGTGGGCGCATGTTCCGGGTGGACCGCTAAGGGACCTCCGCACGGGGGGCACCCGCGTTGGCAGCCGCGGGCCCCCCGGTTGTGCTTGGATCGCCCCGGAACCCGCCTCGCCAAAGCGCTCCGATGCACCCGCACCCCTTGAGGGGCGGCCGGGCGATGCTATCGTATTCCCCGCCGGCACACATCGCGCCTCCGCTCCGGAGCTCGCAGGTGTCGGTTCCCGTGCGGGTCGGAGGTCCGCACATGTTCCTGATCCCAACGATTCTGCGGCGCAGTTCTGTCCATGGTACGGGCGTGTTTTCCGCACAGCCGCTCACCCGCGGCACCAAGGTGTGGGAGTTCACCGAGGGCGTGGATTGGGAGATGACGCCGGAGCAACTCGCCGCGTTCCCGGAGCCGTTCCGCACGCAACTCACCGACTGGGTCTACCAGACGGATGAAGGCATCTACGTGCTGTGCGGGGACGCCGGACGCTTCATGAACCACTCCTTCGAGCCGAACTGCGACGACCTCGAGGACGCAACCTATGCGAATCGGGACATCGCGGCGGGCGAGGAGCTCACCTGCGACTATCGCAGCTTCGACCTGCGCAGTCGGCTGGACGGCCTGGAGGATTGGCGGCCCCGGCGGGTAGGCTGAGCTAGTCGTCTTGCAGGATGCGGGCTGGATCGAGGCGTGCCGCCCTGGCGGCTGGGTCGACACATGCAGCGATCGCGACCAGCACCAGCAGACCCGCGACCACGCCGAATGTGGTGGGATCGACCGGC is drawn from Gemmatimonadota bacterium and contains these coding sequences:
- a CDS encoding amidohydrolase family protein, which produces MTAHRALGALLVLTALGCAEPGPQPPPDTRRAGPDVDSALTVIRAQRILDGRGGVLENRDIVIRNGVIEAITAPGERPALRVHDVGRLTVLPGLIDTHVHIGWHFDRTGRTQSSAVEETSEERAYYAAENAWMTLMGGVTTAQSLGSPDDLALRDALGRGVLPGPRVLTSIAPVTERTGSPAEIRAFVDRMAERGADVIKIFASASIRDGGAPTLSQEQLDAACGRARERGLRSVVHAHGPESAQRSARAGCTTVEHGALLDRATLELLAEQGTFFDPNIDLVFRNYLENKERYLGVGNYTEEGFAQMERALPLALAVFKEGLTTPGLRMVFGTDAVAGSHGRNWQELAYRVHQGGQDPMAAVISATSLAAESLGLGDRIGSIAPGMAADLIVTDGDPSQDIDALGRVDWVMVGGRMFRVDR
- a CDS encoding SET domain-containing protein, encoding MFLIPTILRRSSVHGTGVFSAQPLTRGTKVWEFTEGVDWEMTPEQLAAFPEPFRTQLTDWVYQTDEGIYVLCGDAGRFMNHSFEPNCDDLEDATYANRDIAAGEELTCDYRSFDLRSRLDGLEDWRPRRVG